From Kineosporia succinea, the proteins below share one genomic window:
- the tatC gene encoding twin-arginine translocase subunit TatC, whose protein sequence is MALKEHLAELRRRLVISVIAIVLGAVVGWVLYDRVMQAVIIGPLADASSHGQEVTLTYRAIADAFNIKVKVAVYTGIVFSSPVWLYEIWAFITPGLTKKERRTSLWFIAFAVPLFLSGVWLAILVLPKAVAFGAEFALEGSLNQPDAGTVITFASRLIIALGVAFLTPLFLIGLNMMGILSGKVMGKHWRVAVFIAFLFAAIVSPSPDATQMIIMALPLVGLYAISVFVALFNDRRKARKRADDPVFGLGDDESSPLTSDDDPIGNSSIDSPERLDRT, encoded by the coding sequence ATGGCCCTCAAGGAACACCTGGCCGAGCTGCGTCGCCGGCTGGTGATCAGCGTGATCGCGATCGTGCTGGGCGCGGTCGTCGGCTGGGTGCTCTACGACCGGGTCATGCAGGCCGTCATCATCGGCCCGCTCGCCGACGCGTCCTCGCACGGTCAGGAAGTCACCCTGACCTACCGGGCCATCGCCGACGCGTTTAACATCAAGGTCAAGGTCGCGGTCTACACCGGCATCGTGTTCTCGAGCCCGGTCTGGCTGTACGAGATCTGGGCCTTCATCACGCCCGGCCTGACCAAGAAAGAGCGCCGCACCTCCCTGTGGTTCATCGCGTTCGCGGTGCCGCTGTTCCTGTCCGGCGTCTGGCTCGCCATCCTGGTGCTGCCCAAGGCCGTCGCCTTCGGTGCCGAGTTCGCCCTCGAGGGCTCGCTCAACCAGCCCGACGCGGGCACGGTCATCACCTTCGCCAGCCGGCTCATCATCGCCCTGGGCGTGGCCTTCCTGACCCCGCTGTTCCTCATCGGGCTCAACATGATGGGCATCCTCAGCGGCAAGGTCATGGGCAAGCACTGGCGCGTCGCGGTGTTCATCGCCTTCCTGTTCGCCGCGATCGTCTCGCCGTCGCCCGACGCCACGCAGATGATCATCATGGCGCTGCCGCTGGTCGGCCTCTACGCGATCTCGGTGTTCGTGGCCCTGTTCAACGACCGCCGCAAGGCCCGTAAACGCGCTGACGACCCGGTCTTCGGCCTCGGCGACGACGAGTCCAGCCCGCTCACCAGTGACGACGACCCGATCGGCAATTCGTCGATCGACTCCCCGGAACGGCTCGACCGCACCTGA
- a CDS encoding diacylglycerol kinase family protein, whose amino-acid sequence MHPVPEPPRGSGTVVLAVNPVAGAGRGFVAGVLAATTLRRAGLTVLEVGGDDAAGLRRAVAAALVPAPDALVVVGGDGMVNLGLNLVAGTPIPLGVVAAGTGNDIARELGLPVRDAERAAQSVVHHLHRPVLRDAARVTTSSGETRWFMGVLAAGLDAAVNERANRAPGLGRARYLLAALRELPTFKARDYRLHLDGEPERRTSLLLTAANCAAYGGGMRICPDARPDDGLLDVLTVDPMHPSRLLALLPRLYRGTHVHHEKVAVRRVRRLRIDAPGLVAYADGERIGPLPVECEAVPGAVRVLAPDH is encoded by the coding sequence CTGCACCCGGTTCCGGAGCCACCCCGTGGGAGCGGCACCGTCGTACTCGCCGTCAACCCGGTCGCCGGGGCGGGGCGGGGATTCGTCGCGGGGGTGCTCGCGGCCACCACCCTGCGGCGCGCCGGGCTGACCGTGCTCGAGGTCGGGGGTGACGACGCGGCCGGTCTGCGCCGGGCCGTGGCCGCCGCGCTCGTCCCGGCCCCCGACGCCCTCGTGGTCGTCGGCGGTGACGGCATGGTCAACCTGGGCCTGAACCTGGTCGCCGGCACCCCGATCCCGCTGGGCGTCGTCGCGGCCGGCACCGGGAACGACATCGCCCGCGAACTCGGGCTCCCGGTCCGGGACGCGGAGAGGGCGGCCCAGTCCGTCGTCCACCATCTGCACCGGCCCGTGCTGCGGGACGCCGCCCGGGTGACCACCTCGTCCGGCGAAACCCGCTGGTTCATGGGCGTGCTCGCGGCCGGCCTGGACGCTGCCGTCAACGAGCGCGCCAACCGTGCGCCGGGCCTGGGCCGGGCTCGTTACCTGCTCGCCGCCCTGCGCGAGCTCCCCACGTTCAAGGCCCGCGACTACCGCCTGCACCTCGACGGCGAACCCGAGCGGCGCACGTCCCTCCTGCTCACCGCCGCGAACTGTGCCGCCTACGGGGGCGGCATGCGGATCTGCCCGGACGCCCGGCCCGACGACGGCCTGCTCGACGTGCTCACCGTCGACCCGATGCACCCCTCCCGGCTGCTGGCCCTGCTCCCGCGCCTGTACCGGGGCACCCACGTGCACCACGAGAAGGTGGCTGTGCGCCGCGTCCGGCGTCTGCGTATCGACGCCCCCGGCCTCGTCGCGTACGCCGACGGCGAGCGGATCGGGCCCCTTCCGGTGGAATGTGAGGCAGTACCTGGTGCGGTGCGAGTTCTCGCACCCGACCACTGA
- a CDS encoding DEAD/DEAH box helicase: MTSPAERFAAARKRNEEAQTPLSRFRSKYPFDLDGFQLEACEALADGRGVLVAAPTGSGKTVVGEFAVYLALEAGRKAFYTTPIKALSNQKYADLARMHGAENVGLLTGDTSINADAPVVVMTTEVLRNMLYADSDALNGLAYVVMDEVHYLADRFRGAVWEEVIIHLPDDVLLVSLSATVSNAEEFGAWLDTVRGNTEVVVSEDRPVPLWQHVMANRQLYDLFAEGTTGDGVNPELLQITRDANRRERQMQGSGGRRGGTTAARGSKSRGTYARGGSRRTGATPSRTEVINALDSAGLLPAITFIFSRAGCDAAVQQCLYSGIRLTSPEERTEIRHIVESRTADIPDEDLSVLGYYEWAEALSRGVAAHHAGLLPAFKQVVEELFTRGLVKAVFATETLALGINMPARSVVLEKLVKWNGETHADVTPGEYTQLTGRAGRRGIDVEGHAVVLWQPGLDPEVVGGLASTRTFPLRSSFRPTYNMAVNLVGQVGRARAREILETSFAQFQADRAVVGLAKQARKQEEALEGYAGAMDCHLGDFREYAGLRRKIGERETQLSRTASRDRRSEVIGSLEKLRRGDVIRVPGGRKPGWAVVLDPGVAGGDSLEGPRPSILTIERQVRRLSLLDVPTPVEAATRVTVPKNFNGRDATNRRDLASSVRNALGSLEHHPEDFARNRPKGKKAAAHEDEELNRLRRQMRSHPCHGCAEREDHARWAERYFRLKRETDALVRRIEGRTNTIARVFDRVCDLLTERGYLAGDKVTPAGEQLRRIYSESDLLVSECLRGGVWKELDVPGLTAVVSAVVYESRRDEKGLSPRIPKGAPVLALDTMTRIWSVLDDEERAHKLDVTPEPDLGLAWAIHRWASGQPLQAVLRDADLAAGDFVRWCKQVIDLLGQIAQASDDPALVRTARAAVDAISRGVVAAGPARA; this comes from the coding sequence GTGACGTCGCCCGCCGAACGTTTTGCCGCGGCACGCAAGCGCAACGAGGAGGCTCAGACCCCGCTCTCCCGCTTCCGGTCGAAGTACCCCTTCGACCTGGACGGGTTCCAGCTCGAGGCCTGCGAGGCGCTCGCCGACGGGCGCGGTGTGCTCGTGGCCGCGCCGACCGGCTCGGGCAAGACCGTGGTCGGTGAGTTCGCCGTGTACCTGGCCCTGGAGGCCGGTCGGAAGGCGTTCTACACCACGCCGATCAAGGCGCTGAGCAACCAGAAGTACGCCGACCTGGCCCGCATGCACGGGGCCGAGAACGTCGGCCTGCTCACCGGTGACACCTCGATCAACGCTGACGCGCCGGTGGTCGTGATGACCACCGAGGTGCTGCGCAACATGCTGTACGCCGACTCGGACGCCCTGAACGGCCTGGCCTACGTGGTCATGGACGAGGTGCACTACCTCGCCGACCGTTTCCGCGGCGCGGTCTGGGAAGAGGTGATCATCCACCTCCCCGACGACGTGCTGCTGGTCAGCCTGTCGGCGACCGTCAGCAACGCCGAGGAGTTCGGCGCCTGGCTCGACACCGTGCGCGGCAACACCGAGGTCGTGGTCTCCGAAGACCGCCCGGTGCCGCTGTGGCAGCACGTGATGGCCAATCGCCAGCTCTACGACCTGTTCGCCGAGGGCACCACCGGTGACGGTGTGAACCCCGAGCTGCTGCAGATCACCCGCGACGCGAACCGCCGCGAGCGCCAGATGCAGGGCTCGGGTGGACGCCGCGGGGGCACGACCGCTGCCCGCGGCTCGAAGTCGCGGGGCACCTACGCGCGGGGCGGCAGCCGCCGCACGGGAGCCACGCCCAGCCGCACCGAGGTCATCAACGCCCTCGACAGCGCCGGGCTGCTCCCGGCGATCACGTTCATCTTCAGCCGGGCCGGTTGTGACGCCGCGGTGCAGCAGTGCCTGTACTCGGGCATCCGCCTGACCTCGCCGGAGGAGCGCACCGAGATCCGGCACATCGTGGAGTCGCGCACCGCGGACATCCCCGACGAAGACCTGTCGGTGCTGGGCTACTACGAGTGGGCCGAGGCGCTCTCGCGGGGAGTGGCCGCGCACCACGCCGGTCTGCTGCCGGCCTTCAAGCAGGTCGTCGAGGAGCTCTTCACCCGCGGCCTGGTGAAGGCCGTGTTCGCCACCGAGACCCTGGCGCTGGGCATCAACATGCCGGCCCGCAGCGTGGTGCTGGAGAAACTGGTCAAGTGGAACGGTGAGACCCACGCCGACGTCACGCCGGGGGAGTACACCCAGCTGACCGGCCGGGCCGGGCGCCGTGGCATCGACGTCGAGGGCCACGCGGTGGTGCTCTGGCAGCCGGGCCTCGACCCGGAGGTGGTCGGCGGTCTCGCTTCGACGCGAACCTTCCCGCTGCGCTCCAGTTTCCGGCCCACCTACAACATGGCGGTGAACCTGGTGGGGCAGGTCGGCCGGGCCCGCGCCCGGGAGATCCTGGAGACCTCGTTCGCCCAGTTCCAGGCCGACCGCGCGGTGGTCGGGCTGGCCAAGCAGGCGCGCAAGCAGGAAGAGGCGCTCGAGGGCTACGCCGGGGCGATGGACTGCCACCTCGGCGACTTCCGCGAGTACGCCGGCCTGCGGCGCAAGATCGGCGAGCGGGAGACCCAGCTGTCCCGCACGGCCTCGCGTGACCGTCGTTCCGAGGTGATCGGCTCGCTGGAGAAGCTGCGCCGCGGTGACGTGATCCGGGTCCCGGGCGGTCGCAAGCCCGGCTGGGCGGTCGTTCTCGACCCGGGAGTGGCCGGGGGAGACAGTCTCGAGGGACCGCGTCCGTCGATCCTCACCATCGAGCGCCAGGTGCGGCGGCTGTCGCTGCTCGACGTGCCGACGCCGGTCGAGGCGGCCACGCGCGTCACGGTGCCGAAGAACTTCAACGGGCGCGACGCCACCAACCGCCGCGACCTGGCCTCGTCGGTGCGCAACGCGCTGGGGTCGCTGGAGCACCACCCGGAGGATTTCGCCAGGAACCGGCCCAAGGGCAAGAAGGCGGCCGCGCACGAGGACGAGGAGCTGAACCGGCTGCGCCGGCAGATGCGTTCGCACCCGTGCCACGGCTGCGCCGAGCGTGAGGACCACGCCCGCTGGGCGGAGCGCTACTTCCGGCTCAAGCGGGAGACGGACGCGCTGGTGCGGCGGATCGAGGGCCGCACCAACACGATCGCGCGGGTCTTCGACCGGGTGTGTGACCTGCTCACCGAGCGCGGTTACCTGGCCGGTGACAAGGTGACGCCGGCCGGGGAACAGCTGCGGCGCATCTACTCCGAGAGCGACCTGCTGGTGTCGGAGTGCCTGCGCGGCGGGGTCTGGAAGGAGCTCGACGTGCCCGGCCTGACCGCGGTCGTGAGCGCCGTGGTGTACGAGTCGCGGCGTGACGAGAAGGGGCTCTCACCGCGCATTCCCAAGGGGGCGCCGGTGCTGGCCCTCGACACCATGACGCGGATCTGGTCGGTGCTCGACGACGAGGAGCGGGCGCACAAGCTCGACGTGACGCCCGAGCCCGACCTGGGTCTGGCCTGGGCGATCCACCGCTGGGCGAGCGGGCAGCCGCTGCAGGCCGTGCTGCGTGACGCCGACCTGGCCGCGGGTGACTTCGTGCGCTGGTGCAAGCAGGTGATCGACCTGCTCGGGCAGATCGCGCAGGCCAGTGACGACCCGGCGCTGGTGCGCACGGCCCGGGCGGCGGTCGACGCGATCAGCCGGGGCGTGGTGGCGGCGGGCCCGGCGCGGGCCTGA
- a CDS encoding L-erythro-3,5-diaminohexanoate dehydrogenase: MTHELTDGVHTDQGPVTPVSPYGLHRVIEPEGVLPQAAWKLDPHAPLAGDEVRIAVERLNLDAASFRQLLEEHEGDGAAVREAVGAIVAERGKMHNPVTGSGGMLIGTVTEVGTASPLGLKPGQRVATLVSLTCTPLVLTDISDWNGLSEQVPCTGSAVLFGRSIAAVLPGDLPDEQALAVFDVCGAPALTARVVATVAAKGMTIGYPQRVSPEKTPNPPGPSVVCVIGAAGKSGSLSLAAARSAGATHRIGVVRSPEERQALLAAGRLDAQPLATSVVVADARNPVLLAEKVRAAGGPADVTVVCVDVPGCEHGAVLATAEGGTIVFFSMATSFSAAALGAEALAADVTMLVGNGYSAGHAELALREFRGSRGVQSLFAART, encoded by the coding sequence ATGACCCATGAACTGACGGACGGCGTGCACACCGACCAGGGTCCGGTCACCCCGGTCTCGCCCTACGGTCTGCACCGGGTGATCGAGCCGGAGGGGGTGCTCCCCCAGGCCGCGTGGAAGCTCGACCCGCACGCGCCGCTCGCCGGCGACGAGGTCCGGATCGCGGTGGAGCGGCTCAACCTCGACGCGGCGAGCTTCCGGCAGTTGCTCGAGGAGCACGAGGGCGACGGGGCGGCGGTGCGCGAGGCGGTCGGCGCGATCGTGGCCGAGCGGGGCAAGATGCACAATCCGGTGACCGGTTCCGGAGGCATGCTGATCGGCACCGTGACCGAGGTGGGCACCGCGTCCCCCCTCGGCCTGAAGCCGGGACAGCGCGTGGCGACCCTGGTCTCGCTCACCTGCACACCGCTCGTGCTCACCGACATCAGTGACTGGAACGGGCTTTCGGAGCAGGTGCCGTGCACCGGGAGCGCCGTGCTGTTCGGCCGCTCGATCGCCGCGGTGCTGCCCGGTGACCTGCCCGACGAACAGGCCCTGGCGGTCTTCGACGTGTGCGGGGCGCCGGCCCTGACCGCCCGGGTGGTGGCCACGGTCGCCGCCAAAGGAATGACGATCGGTTACCCGCAACGGGTTTCACCCGAGAAGACGCCGAACCCCCCGGGGCCCAGCGTGGTCTGCGTGATCGGGGCCGCGGGCAAGAGCGGCAGTCTGTCGCTGGCCGCGGCCCGTTCCGCCGGGGCCACGCACCGGATCGGCGTGGTCCGCTCCCCCGAGGAACGTCAGGCACTGCTGGCCGCCGGCCGCCTCGACGCCCAGCCCCTGGCCACGTCCGTGGTCGTGGCCGACGCCCGCAACCCGGTGCTCCTGGCCGAAAAGGTCCGGGCCGCGGGCGGTCCCGCCGACGTCACGGTGGTCTGCGTGGACGTGCCCGGCTGCGAGCACGGCGCGGTGCTGGCCACGGCCGAGGGCGGCACGATCGTGTTCTTCTCGATGGCCACCTCGTTCAGCGCGGCCGCCCTGGGCGCCGAGGCCCTGGCGGCCGACGTCACGATGCTGGTGGGCAACGGGTACTCGGCCGGGCACGCCGAACTGGCCCTTCGGGAGTTCCGCGGATCTCGCGGCGTGCAGTCACTTTTCGCGGCCCGCACCTGA
- a CDS encoding KamA family radical SAM protein, with product MRFPGWRTVTPPEWASAQWQRAHCVKNIRQLREVLGDLAPESFYDDLARDQEQHSTMSMLLPPQMLNTMDTGDLRADPVRRYMLPLASDRHPLWPSHPRASRDSLHEHDMWVAEGLTHRYPTKVLAELVSTCPQYCGHCTRMDLVGTSTPSVTKLRLAGKPADRYGAILEYLRAHPGIRDVVVSGGDVANVPWRQLESFLGGLLEIESIRDIRLATKALMGLPQHWLQEDVVAGVERVARRARGRGVSLAVHTHVNAVQSLTPLVAKASKALLEAGVRDVRNQGVLMRGVNDSPEQLLDLSFGLLDEAMITPYYFYMCDMIPASEHWRVPLSRAQELQHAIMGYLPGFATPRIVCDVPFVGKRWVHQAAGYDQVRGISTWTKNYRTSIETDADDLTRDHPYYDPIDTLPPAGQEWWADQTGQMPSGRAS from the coding sequence ATGCGCTTCCCAGGGTGGCGCACGGTCACGCCGCCGGAGTGGGCGAGCGCCCAGTGGCAACGTGCGCACTGCGTGAAGAACATCCGGCAGCTGCGCGAGGTGCTGGGGGACCTGGCCCCGGAGTCGTTCTACGACGACCTGGCCCGCGACCAGGAGCAGCACTCGACGATGTCGATGCTGCTGCCGCCGCAGATGCTCAACACGATGGACACCGGCGACCTGCGGGCCGACCCGGTGCGCCGCTACATGCTGCCGCTGGCGAGCGACCGGCACCCGCTCTGGCCGAGTCATCCCCGGGCGAGCCGGGATTCACTGCACGAGCACGACATGTGGGTGGCCGAGGGTCTGACCCACCGCTATCCCACGAAGGTGCTGGCCGAGCTGGTGTCGACCTGCCCGCAGTACTGCGGGCACTGCACCCGCATGGACCTGGTCGGCACGTCCACGCCGTCCGTCACCAAACTGCGCCTGGCCGGTAAGCCGGCCGACCGTTACGGCGCGATTCTCGAGTACCTGCGGGCCCACCCGGGAATCCGGGACGTGGTGGTCTCCGGGGGAGACGTCGCGAACGTTCCCTGGCGGCAACTGGAGTCGTTCCTGGGCGGCCTGCTCGAGATCGAGTCGATCCGCGACATCCGCCTGGCCACCAAGGCTCTCATGGGGCTGCCTCAGCACTGGTTGCAGGAAGACGTGGTGGCGGGCGTGGAGCGCGTGGCCCGTCGGGCGCGGGGCCGGGGGGTGAGCCTGGCCGTGCACACCCACGTGAACGCCGTGCAGTCGCTGACCCCGCTGGTGGCGAAGGCGTCGAAGGCCCTGCTGGAGGCCGGGGTTCGCGACGTGCGCAACCAGGGCGTGCTGATGCGGGGCGTGAACGACTCCCCGGAGCAGCTGCTCGACCTGTCGTTCGGGCTGCTCGACGAGGCCATGATCACGCCGTACTACTTCTACATGTGCGACATGATCCCGGCGTCGGAGCACTGGCGGGTGCCGCTGTCCCGGGCGCAGGAGCTGCAGCACGCGATCATGGGCTACCTGCCGGGTTTCGCGACTCCGCGCATCGTGTGCGACGTGCCGTTCGTGGGCAAGCGCTGGGTGCACCAGGCGGCCGGGTACGACCAGGTGCGGGGCATCAGCACCTGGACCAAGAACTACCGGACCTCGATCGAGACGGACGCGGACGACCTCACCCGCGACCATCCGTACTACGACCCGATCGACACCCTGCCCCCGGCCGGGCAGGAGTGGTGGGCCGACCAGACGGGTCAGATGCCGAGCGGGCGCGCCTCGTAG
- a CDS encoding Lrp/AsnC family transcriptional regulator, with product MEEIDRHILRLLSKDGRMSFTDLGRATGLSTSAVHQRVRRLEQKGIIRGYTAVVQSEAVDLPLTAFVSVTPLDHSAPDDVPERLAPIAEIEACYSVAGDENYLLKVRVATPSALEALLARIRAEGDVRTRTTIVLSTPYEARPLGI from the coding sequence ATGGAGGAGATCGACCGACACATTTTACGGTTGCTGTCGAAGGACGGCCGGATGAGTTTCACCGATCTGGGCCGCGCGACGGGATTGTCCACATCAGCTGTGCACCAGCGTGTGCGCCGGCTCGAGCAGAAGGGCATCATCCGCGGCTACACCGCCGTGGTGCAGTCCGAGGCCGTCGATCTCCCGCTCACCGCGTTCGTGTCGGTCACGCCGCTCGACCACTCGGCGCCCGACGACGTGCCGGAGCGCCTGGCCCCGATCGCTGAGATCGAGGCCTGCTACTCGGTCGCCGGTGACGAGAACTACCTGCTGAAGGTGCGGGTGGCCACCCCGTCCGCGCTCGAGGCGCTGCTCGCGCGCATCCGCGCCGAGGGCGACGTGCGCACCCGCACCACGATCGTGCTCTCCACCCCCTACGAGGCGCGCCCGCTCGGCATCTGA
- a CDS encoding 5'-3' exonuclease, whose translation MAPSFPDPRPELMLLDAASLYFRSFHGVPDSFTAPDGTVVNALRGFLDSVAYLITLRGPGRVVACWDEDWRPAFRVEAIPSYKAHRVANPRTNAEEVPDLLTPQVPLIIEALSLLGVCRAGAAGYEADDVIGTLTARQLAAGRGQVDVVTGDRDLFQLADDSAAVRVLYVGRGVRKLEIVDEAWLLGKYGVTSGQMYAEMATLRGDPSDGLPGVAGIGEKTAAGMLNRFGTLTALREAAADPSSDLSPGQRKKLAEASDYLDAAPRVVTVAPDAPVPDLDDALPGTPPDHAALVAFAEKWGVESSVARMVQAMTKAAG comes from the coding sequence ATGGCGCCCTCGTTCCCCGACCCCCGCCCCGAGTTGATGCTGCTCGACGCCGCGTCGCTCTACTTCCGCTCGTTCCACGGTGTGCCCGACTCGTTCACGGCGCCCGACGGCACCGTGGTGAACGCGCTGCGGGGATTCCTGGACTCGGTCGCCTACCTGATCACCCTGCGCGGGCCGGGCCGGGTGGTGGCCTGCTGGGACGAGGACTGGCGGCCCGCCTTCCGGGTCGAGGCCATCCCCTCGTACAAGGCGCACCGGGTGGCGAACCCGCGCACCAACGCCGAGGAGGTGCCCGACCTGCTCACGCCCCAGGTGCCGCTGATCATCGAGGCGCTGTCGCTGCTGGGGGTCTGCCGGGCCGGGGCCGCCGGTTACGAGGCCGACGACGTGATCGGCACGCTCACCGCCCGCCAGCTCGCGGCCGGTCGCGGGCAGGTCGACGTGGTCACCGGTGACCGCGACCTGTTCCAGCTCGCCGACGACTCCGCGGCGGTGCGGGTGCTGTATGTCGGGCGGGGTGTGCGCAAGCTGGAAATCGTGGACGAGGCCTGGCTTCTCGGGAAGTACGGCGTCACCAGCGGCCAGATGTACGCCGAGATGGCCACCCTGCGTGGAGACCCGAGCGACGGGCTGCCCGGGGTGGCGGGCATCGGCGAGAAGACCGCGGCCGGGATGCTGAACCGGTTCGGCACCCTCACCGCCCTGCGCGAGGCCGCGGCCGACCCGTCGTCGGACCTGTCGCCGGGGCAGCGCAAGAAGCTGGCGGAGGCCTCGGACTACCTCGACGCCGCACCCCGGGTGGTCACGGTGGCGCCCGACGCACCGGTGCCGGACCTCGACGACGCCCTGCCCGGCACCCCGCCCGACCACGCCGCGCTGGTGGCGTTCGCGGAGAAGTGGGGCGTGGAGAGCAGCGTGGCCCGGATGGTGCAGGCGATGACGAAGGCCGCCGGCTAG
- a CDS encoding transcriptional regulator: protein MSGQFDEVIHAPNRLRICAFLAATSEAEFAVLRDLLGVADSVLSKHLKVLQDAGYLTVTKPTGRGRVKTWVKLTPAGRTAYRGHVTALQGLIEQDRTQI from the coding sequence ATGAGTGGGCAGTTCGACGAGGTGATCCACGCCCCCAACCGGCTGCGGATCTGCGCCTTCCTGGCCGCCACCTCCGAGGCCGAGTTCGCCGTGCTGCGTGACCTTCTCGGGGTGGCCGACTCGGTGCTCAGCAAACACCTGAAGGTGCTGCAGGACGCGGGGTACCTCACGGTCACCAAGCCCACCGGCCGGGGGCGGGTGAAGACGTGGGTGAAGCTCACGCCGGCCGGGAGAACGGCCTACCGCGGGCACGTCACGGCGCTGCAGGGGTTGATCGAGCAGGACCGCACACAGATTTGA